One region of Tachysurus fulvidraco isolate hzauxx_2018 chromosome 9, HZAU_PFXX_2.0, whole genome shotgun sequence genomic DNA includes:
- the LOC113638670 gene encoding polyubiquitin-like gives MELIIKVLSGETKTVQVNPGDTIGALKQKVAQIFNARPSRLKLSVTNGCVVQLDNDQETVSNYGLSSGATVMLLISMTPVPLQVFVKNEKGQMKTYDVTDDETVDQLMKKVRQKEGAPEDQQRLIYSGRQLESGRKLQDYGIVSGSTIHMTLRLRGG, from the coding sequence ATGGAGCTCATCATCAAAGTCCTGAGTGGGGAAACAAAGACTGTGCAAGTGAATCCAGGTGACACGATTGGTGCACTCAAGCAAAAAGTCGCCCAAATCTTTAATGCAAGACCTTCACGGCTGAAGCTTTCTGTCACCAATGGGTGTGTCGTGCAGCTGGACAACGACCAGGAGACTGTGAGCAATTATGGTCTGAGTTCAGGGGCCACGGTGATGCTGCTGATCTCCATGACTCCCGTGCCGCTTCAGGTGTTTGTGAAGAATGAGAAGGGACAGATGAAGACATATGACGTCACTGACGACGAAACTGTTGATCAGTTGATGAAAAAGGTACGCCAAAAAGAAGGAGCACCAGAGGACCAGCAGCGGCTGATCTACAGCGGTCGACAGCTCGAATCTGGCAGGAAGCTGCAGGATTACGGCATTGTTTCTGGAAGCACCATTCATATGACCCTCCGTCTGCGTGGAGGCTGA
- the LOC113638646 gene encoding glutamyl-tRNA(Gln) amidotransferase subunit C, mitochondrial-like: MLCVCKFLFMYHTNLITSRFICFGELVCGAQALYEYTFHSAYVRYSFMCSFEHLLRAMALRNTAQERNITTCTLRWLNRPPPPRPSHPRCVPAELPTHCASHWGRRAQWCRWISSSQPGFISKVPQYPTWEPVAERQLPSPTKVSLDLVDKLERLALVDFGSQEGVECLEKSIRFADQLHVIDTDGVKPMDSVLEDRALYLREDTVTEGNCAEELLRLSRITEEEYFVAPPGNIPLPKREERTTMLKHSEL; this comes from the exons atgctgtgtgtatgtaaattTCTTTTTATGTATCACACAAATTTGATAACTTCTAGATTCATATGTTTCGGGGAACTGGTTTGTGGCGCGCAAGCGCTTTATGAGTACACGTTTCACAGCGCCTACGTTAGGTATAGTTTTATGTGTTCTTTTGAGCATTTACTAAGAGCAATGGCTTTAAGGAACACAGCGCAGGAGCGGAATATTACAACATGCACGTTGCGATGGTTAAACCGACCACCGCCGCCGCGGCCTTCACATCCTCGGTGTGTCCCAGCAGAGCTTCCCACACACTGCGCGTCTCACTGGGGCAGGAGAGCACAGTGGTGCCGCTGGATAAGCTCAAGTCAGCCAGGGTTCATttcaaag gTCCCACAATATCCTACATGGGAGCCAGTAGCTGAGAGGCAACTTCCTTCT CCTACTAAAGTCTCTCTGGACCTTGTGGATAAGTTGGAGAGACTTGCTCTTGTAGACTTTGGCAGCCAGGAAGGTGTTGAGTGTCTGGAGAAATCCATTCGCTTCGCTGATCAGCTCCATGTCATTGACACAGACGGTGTGAAACCAATGGATTCTGTTCTAGAGGacag AGCTTTGTATCTGAGAGAAGACACAGTAACTGAGGGAAACTGCGCAGAGGAACTTCTTCGACTCTCCAGAATCACAGAAGAGGAATATTTTGTAGCACCTCCAG GAAACATCCCTCTTCCGAAGAGAGAGGAGCGAACCACCATGCTGAAGCACTCAGAGCTCTGA